From one Halosimplex rubrum genomic stretch:
- the aglG gene encoding glucosyl-dolichyl phosphate glucuronosyltransferase gives MRVSVVLCEHTMDRYDAVTEAARSVLDQTYDDVELVFVSDGNPEVYERFEADFGDREDVVTRCNDGNRGLLVSRNNGAEAASGDVVAFLDDDAVAHPEWIERLVATYEDDDAVAAGGRMAPIWVDGPVDFLPAEFYFLIGATYRGFGDGRDTPGEVRNTNGSNISFRRDVFLDLGGFDDEIGGRKGDKNLQGGETEVCARLQAEYGEGVSYVPDAKVGHKVFAYRTEPAWLLDRAFWQGYSKRGMQQFVPGSAEEEGDFLGKILGEYVPGRLAGLLRDPDATAAKQLVWLLVLTGVVGLGYLYGVVKWR, from the coding sequence ATGCGCGTCTCCGTCGTGCTCTGCGAGCACACGATGGACCGCTACGACGCGGTCACCGAGGCCGCTCGTAGCGTCCTCGACCAGACGTACGACGACGTGGAACTCGTCTTCGTCAGCGACGGCAACCCCGAGGTCTACGAGCGATTCGAGGCCGACTTCGGCGACCGCGAGGACGTCGTCACCCGGTGCAACGACGGGAACCGCGGCCTGCTCGTCAGTCGCAACAACGGCGCCGAGGCCGCCAGCGGCGACGTGGTCGCCTTCCTCGACGACGACGCGGTCGCCCACCCCGAGTGGATCGAGCGGCTCGTCGCCACCTACGAGGACGACGACGCCGTCGCTGCCGGGGGCCGGATGGCCCCCATCTGGGTCGACGGTCCGGTCGACTTCCTGCCGGCGGAGTTCTACTTCCTGATCGGCGCCACCTACCGCGGGTTCGGCGACGGCCGCGACACCCCCGGGGAGGTCCGCAACACCAACGGGTCGAACATCTCCTTCCGGCGGGACGTGTTCCTCGACCTGGGCGGGTTCGACGACGAGATCGGCGGCCGCAAGGGCGACAAGAACCTCCAGGGCGGCGAGACGGAGGTCTGCGCCCGGCTGCAGGCGGAGTACGGCGAGGGCGTCAGCTACGTCCCCGACGCGAAAGTTGGTCACAAGGTGTTCGCCTACCGCACCGAGCCGGCGTGGCTGCTCGACCGGGCGTTCTGGCAGGGCTACTCCAAGCGCGGCATGCAGCAGTTCGTCCCCGGTTCGGCCGAAGAGGAGGGCGACTTCCTCGGAAAGATCCTCGGCGAGTACGTTCCGGGGCGGCTCGCCGGGCTGCTCCGCGACCCCGACGCCACCGCCGCGAAACAGCTCGTCTGGCTCCTCGTCCTGACCGGCGTCGTCGGCCTCGGCTACCTCTACGGGGTCGTCAAGTGGCGGTGA